In Pyrus communis chromosome 8, drPyrComm1.1, whole genome shotgun sequence, one genomic interval encodes:
- the LOC137743317 gene encoding small ribosomal subunit protein uS13z/uS13y/uS13x-like: protein MSLVANEEFQHILRVLNTNVDGKQKIMFALTSIKGIGRRFANIVCKKADVDMNKRAGELSAAELDTLMTIVANPRQFKIPDWFLNRKKDYKDGRYSQVVSNALDMKLRDDLERLKKIRNHRGLRHYWGLRVRGQHTKTTGRRGKTVGVSKKR from the exons atg TCTCTGGTAGCGAACGAAGAGTTTCAGCACATTCTGCGTGTGCTGAACACCAATGTGGACGGGAAGCAGAAGATTATGTTTGCCCTAACCTCCATCAAAGGTATCGGACGTCGTTTCGCCAACATTGTCTGCAAGAAGGCTGACGTCGACATGAACAAGAG GGCTGGTGAACTGTCTGCCGCGGAGCTTGATACCCTCATGACGATTGTTGCGAATCCTCGCCAATTCAAAATTCCAGACTGGTTTTTAAACAGGAAGAAAGATTACAAGGACGGGAGGTACTCTCAAGTTGTTTCGAATGCATTGGACATGAAGCTGAGGGACGACCTCGAACGCTTGAAGAAGATCAG GAACCACCGTGGTCTCCGTCACTACTGGGGTCTCCGGGTGCGTGGGCAGCACACCAAGACCACCGGTCGCAGAGGAAAGACTGTTGGTGTCTCCAAGAAGCGATAG